The following coding sequences lie in one Arachis ipaensis cultivar K30076 chromosome B05, Araip1.1, whole genome shotgun sequence genomic window:
- the LOC107640764 gene encoding uncharacterized protein LOC107640764, producing the protein MSKRLDGLQLVAVSTTNQPSVVWGLQEENYEEQQQEQVQYMHNQETNKRPVKNDEASSKEEVTLKDKQDQEKLKEKEEQPQASKKGKEIIEEELQDQRKIVKTHTSPLPYPQRFQKEIKYQQFSKFLEDFKKLEINIPLVEALEQMPLYAKFLKELINKKRSWNEKETVILTQECSTVIQEGLPPKLKDPRSFYLPCTIGNTVIDKALCDLRSSINLMPLSMMRRLSIEEVKPTQMSLELVDRSLVIPKGVIENLLVRVGNFIFPTNFVILDLGEEGNDSIVLGRPFLATARAIIDVE; encoded by the exons ATGTCAAAGAGATTGGATGGATTACAACTTGTAGCAGTGAGCACAACTAACCAACCATCAGTGGTTTGGGGACTGCAGGAGGAAAATTATGAAGAGCAGCAGCAagagcaagtgcagtacatgcacaATCAAG AAACTAACAAGAGGCCAGTTAAAAATGATGAGGCTAGCAGCAAGGAAGAAGTGACACTCAAAGACAAGCAAGACCAAGAGAAGCTCAAGGAGAAAGAGGAACAGccacaagcttcaaagaagggaaaggaaaTCATAGAGGAGGAATTACAAGATCAGAGGAAGATAGTGAAGACTCACACATctcctctgccatatcctcaaagatttcAGAAGGAGATCAAGTATCAACAGTTTTCCAAATTCCTAGAAGattttaagaagctggagatcaacATTCCACTTGTTGAAGCTCTagaacaaatgcctctatatgcaaaatttCTCAAAGAGCTCATCAATAAGAAAAGGAGCTGGAATGAGAAGGAGACAGTGATCTTAACCCAGGAATGTAGTACAGTGATTCAAGAAGGcctcccaccaaaactcaaagacccTAGGAGCTTCTACTTGCCTTGTACCATTGGTAACACAGTCATTGACAAGGCACTGTGTGATTTGCGCTCCAGTATCAACCTCATGCCTCTGTCTATGATGAGAAGGCTATCTATAGAAGAAGTGAAGCCTACACAGATGTCATTGGAGCTAGTGGATAGATCTCTGGTAATTCCCAAGGGGGTGATTGAAAATCTCTTGGTCAGAGTAGGGAACTTCATATTCCCAACAAACTTTGTAATCCTGGACTTAGGTGAAGAGGGGAATGACTCTATTGTATTGGGAAGACCTTT